The Candidatus Fusobacterium pullicola region TTAAATCTGGTAAATGATGTTGCTAAACGTTTATCTGATGCTTGTTTTGAAGATAGTGTATTTATAAAATATAATATAGCAAATGGTGTTAATGTAAAAACACCAATAAAAGAAGAGAAAATAAAAGAGTGCGGAGTAATGGTTTTAAAAGGAGAAAATAAAGAGTTAATTGAGAAAATAAATAATGGTTTAGTTAACTTAAAAGCAAATGGAGTATATGATAAAATTATTGCTAAGTATTTAAATAATTAACAGATTTAAAAGAAAAAAATAAAAATTTCAAATTATATTATAAAATTAGTTAAGATTATGAAAAATAGCCAACTTTCATAATCTTTTTTTTATTCTCTGTTTTATCATATATATATTAAATTTATCATATATATTAAAGCTTGACTTTTTTTTTTTTTTGATACACTAAGTAAGTCGAAATAAGATTATAAAAAAAAATACAAAAAAATTTACATGGTATATGAGAGGGCATATTTTCAATTGGGAATTACTTTTGAAATTTAAAAAGGTGGGAGTGATAAAAAGCGTGAAAAAACAGTTGATTATTTTTTTCCTTTTTGTTTTTAACTTGTTAAGTTATTCCAAAATATATAAAAGTGAAGTTGTAAATATTTCAACAAATGAAAGCTTGATTATTGGAAAAACAAGTAGATTAAATTTTAATATGGTTATGCAAGTAGAAGGTGAAAATATTACACAGGATGATTTTTGCTCTTTTTTTAAGGAGCAAGGGAATGATTTTGTAAAAATTAGTAACTTAGAAATAAAGAATAATAAGTATAAAAAAAGAGGGAATAATATTTATTTTTCAGAAATAAATGATCGTTTAAGTGAAAAGTTAGAGTTACCTATTACAGGAACGCTTATATTTAACTGGAACAAAAATACACGAAGTGTTGTCAATAGAATAGAGGAAATAAATATAGGATATGTTAATAGCGAACAGAACCCTATCCTTTTGTCTATAAATCTTTCAGATTTAGATCCAATTGCAAATATAAAGGTTGAAGTTATTGATGATATGGACTTGGGAACTGTCTTTTCTGGAGAAAAATTAAGTACAAAGAATGTAAATAGTAATGGAACTCCAGCTAAGATAAGAATAGAGGGAGAGAATAATAAAAAAATTAAAATAAGCATTCCTGAAAGTATGAGTATTGTCAATAGTAAAAACGATACCTTAGCTGTTAAATTAGGGTTTAGAGAGAATAATAGCAATGTTTTAGAAAAGACTTTAAATAGTAATACTGGAAAAATTAAAGATGACCAAACTATTATTCTTGATGATGTTTTAATAGACGGAGAGTGTCAAAGTAATAAAAATAGTAATGGGACATATGAGGGTAGTTTTGTAGTCAGAGTTGAATACTGTTTAGATAGTTAAAAAAGGGAGAGAAAGATGAAAAAGATTATAGTAGGGATATTTATAATATTAACAACTATTACAAATGCAATAAGTTTTACTGTTTATCCAACGAGATTTGAAATTGATTCAAAATCAGTAGGTATTTATGAGGCAGAGGTAGTGAATAATACAGAGGAGCCATTAAGAGTAACTATGTATACTGAAGAGGATGATAATTTTGGAAAGGAACATAATATTAATGAAAATATTGTGGTAGTTCCTAAAAATATTGCTTTGAAGCCAGGAGCTTCACAAACAGTAAGATTTAGATTTAAACCAGATAAAAATAAAACAGATGGAGAGTATAAATCTAACATTATTTTTAAGGAGATTCCTCTAGATATAAAATCAGTAAGTAAAGCAGAAAATAATGAGAATATGACAAGTAATGTTAGATTTATTACTGAAATGGCTGTACCTGTTTATGCTTTGGGAGATAATTTAATTAGAGAGGGAGAATTAAAAAATATTAAAATAAATATACAGGGTTCAGTCATGAATATCGAGGCACAAACTGTTTCAAAGGGAAACAGCAAAATAGAGTTTTCATACTCAATAAAGGAAGTAAATGGATCATATAAAACTGATGGAATACTTGGATATAGTTTAAGAAATGGGGAAAGTAAGATTTCAACTTCTATACCTTTAGAAGAAAAACTAAAAGGAAAGAAGTTAGAGATAAAAATCTATGATACACAAAAAGAATATTACAAAAACAAAGTAAACTTTTAAAATTTAAGGAGGAAGAATGAGAAAAACATTATTATTATTAGGAGCATTAGGAGTATTTGCATCTTTATCAGCAGCAAACGATATTGATGTATCAGGAAACCTAGAGATAAAAGCTGAGGTTGTTACTCCACTAAAATTAACTTTAAGTCCATTAGATTTTGGAATTGTAGCACAAGGAGGAACTAAAACAGCTTCAAATCCAGGAGCAATCAAAATAGAAGGACAAACAGGAAGAAACGTAAATATTTATTTCACATCAAATGGAGTAGATAATAACTTACTTGCAAATAATGTAACACTAAACCATGAAAGAGTAGAAGGGCAAACAATAAATTATGTACCTGATGTTACTCTTAACGGACAAAGATTAACAAATCAAACAATCGCTTTAAGTTCTGGAATTGCAGAGTTAAAAGTTGGAGGAAGCGTAACAGCTGCTTCTGATGCTGCAATAGGAAATTATAATACTGATGTTGTTGTAAGAGTAGCTTATAACTAATAGATATTTTTGGAGGTTATCATGAAAAAAAGTTTATTAATATTAGGATTATTAGCAGTTTGTGGAATAGCAAATGCTGCCGATACTACAATGGATGTTACTGCTAAAGTTGTAGGAAGTGCTTTAGAAGTAAATACAACTGCAGTAAATTTTGGAGAAATTGCTAGAAATGCAACAAAATCTCAACCAGATACTCCAGGAAGAGTTTCTATATCTGGAGATGCAAATAGCCGTGTATCTGTAACTATATTAAATACTTACAATGGAACTGCTGATGGAGCAGTTGTTTTATCAAGAGTTGCTGACCCAAGCGACTATAGAAAGTTAACATATACTCCTTACTATACAGTAAACGGAACACAAATAACAGCTGGTGAATTACAACATACAGGTATAACACTAGATGGAAATGGAAGTAAAGAGATTAATGTAGCAGGAACTTTACAAGCTCCTCAAAACATAGAAGTAGGAGATTACTCTGCTCAAATGACGATTAAGGTAGCTTATAAATTACAATAAAGGTAATTTGGCATAAAAAGCAGTAGTCTTACTACTGCTTTTTATCCTAAAAAGACTAAAGGAGACATATGAGACAAATATTATTATTAACATTGTTATCTATATTTTTTAGTAAAACTTATAGTGAAGAGGCTTTGGTTAGAGTAAGTGCTAAAATTTTAATTCCATTAAAAGTTGAGGTTACTCAACATTTAAATTTTGGAGATATATTTAAAGGCGGAAAAAATTTTTCTGCTAAAGATACTGGAGAGTTAAAGGTAAGTGGAAATGGTAGAGTTAGACTCCTTTGGAAAGATAGTTTAAATACAGAATATCAATCTATAGAAAAGGGATTGAAAGTAGCTTTAAGTAATAACAAAGGGAATAGCTTTAATGTAACAGTTTCTCCAACTTCACTTGGAAATTTACACGATTTTACTGTAACGGAAAATAATGATAAAATTGTGAAGATAGGTGGAAGGATAGATTCGTTGGATAAATCTTTACCAGAGGGAGACTACAGTGGAAGTATTCTTATTAGAGCAGAGTATTTAAATGATTGAGTTTAATATTGGGAATATATGTTGAATTATAAAAATTATGGAAAAAATATTAAGTAGAGTTTTTTTGAAATTAAATTAAGTAGAAATAATATGATTAATATAATTTATACCTTTATTTAAAAAATTTTGAAAAAATTTTAAGGATTGCTAGAAAAAATCAGCTTTACTACCTATCTATTTATTCCATTATTAAATAATTAAATTTTTAATTAGTAAAATAGGGAGACTGATATTATGAAGTATCAAATAAAAAATTTAAAGATAGATGAAAAGAGTGAGAATAAAGTTAGCTAGTATTGTATTGGTTTTACTGCTAGCTCTTGACGTAAAAACCTATTCCCAAATTGATACTGAATCCCTAGAAACAACATATATACAGATAAGAGTAAAGAAATTAAGAGATGATTTTTTTGAAGTAAAATACAATTTTTCTACTGATGAATACTATATTGGATTAAATACTCTTTTCTATTTATTAGAAATTTTTACCTTGGATATAGACAGTGCAAAGCGAGAAGTATCAGGAAATTTAGATGGTAAAAAGATAGATGTTAGATTTCCTGTTGATAAAAGCTTTGAAATGAATGGAGAGTTATATGTTGCTCCGGAATTATTAAAAGAATATTTAAACTTCTCACAAGTGAGTTACAACCCAAATATACTTTCTTTGGAATTACAGCCTAGTTTTACTTTAGCTTATGAACAAAGAGAAAAAGGAAAACTTGAGAGAATGCGTTTGGATAGAAAAGCTGGAGAAAAGGTTAAAAATTATAATTATGAGATGAAAGGGAAAATTTTAAGACCAGGTCTATTAAAATTAAACTATTCAATTCCCAATATTGATGAGCAATATTATTATTTAGATTATGAGTATGGGACAGAGCTTCTATATGGGCAATATTATATGAATGGAACCATAAAGCCAGAGAGTGAAATAGGGGATGTCAAGTTAGTATACTCTAATTTTTGGAAAAATAATACAATTACATTGGGAACTTACTCACCACAAACTCCAAATTTTATAAATCTATCTTCTAATCTGATTGGAGTTAATATAAATGCTGATTCAACCTATGCTAGAAAAGAAAACGGAGTAACCATAATAAAAGGAGAGGCTTTAAATGCTGACTCTGTTGAGATTTATAGAAATAATATACTTATAGATTACGTATCTGTAATTAATAATCAATTCCAATTTGAAATAAATGATGGAATATTAAATTCAGATTATCTCTTAAAAATATATCATAATGATGGAAAGATAGAGGAAAGATGGGTTTATTCTTTAGGAGATGAAGAAGCATTAGAAGCTGGAAAAAGTAAATTTATTTTACAATTAGGTAAAAATAGAAATGATAGTAATTATCAGAATATAGTTGGAGGATATTATGGAATTTCTGATAATATAACTGTTGGTAGTGAGTTTTATAATTTGAAATTAGATACAGAAGAAAATTTTAATTTTTTAGAAAATACTATTCTATTTAAGAGTCACGGTTTAAGCTATCCACTTTTAATAAATTATAAAAATTATTATATATTAGATGATAACGAGCTTTCACAAGAAATAGCAATACTCCAAAAATTTCATAATTTCAATTTAAAGTTTGAAAGAGATGAGTATTCAAGTATTATTACTCAGAAAAATAATACAAAGCATTCAACTTCTTTTTCGATTAATACTTCTCGTTGGAATACATCTTT contains the following coding sequences:
- a CDS encoding fimbria/pilus periplasmic chaperone; the encoded protein is MKKIIVGIFIILTTITNAISFTVYPTRFEIDSKSVGIYEAEVVNNTEEPLRVTMYTEEDDNFGKEHNINENIVVVPKNIALKPGASQTVRFRFKPDKNKTDGEYKSNIIFKEIPLDIKSVSKAENNENMTSNVRFITEMAVPVYALGDNLIREGELKNIKINIQGSVMNIEAQTVSKGNSKIEFSYSIKEVNGSYKTDGILGYSLRNGESKISTSIPLEEKLKGKKLEIKIYDTQKEYYKNKVNF
- a CDS encoding spore coat protein U domain-containing protein: MKKSLLILGLLAVCGIANAADTTMDVTAKVVGSALEVNTTAVNFGEIARNATKSQPDTPGRVSISGDANSRVSVTILNTYNGTADGAVVLSRVADPSDYRKLTYTPYYTVNGTQITAGELQHTGITLDGNGSKEINVAGTLQAPQNIEVGDYSAQMTIKVAYKLQ
- a CDS encoding DUF4402 domain-containing protein — protein: MIKSVKKQLIIFFLFVFNLLSYSKIYKSEVVNISTNESLIIGKTSRLNFNMVMQVEGENITQDDFCSFFKEQGNDFVKISNLEIKNNKYKKRGNNIYFSEINDRLSEKLELPITGTLIFNWNKNTRSVVNRIEEINIGYVNSEQNPILLSINLSDLDPIANIKVEVIDDMDLGTVFSGEKLSTKNVNSNGTPAKIRIEGENNKKIKISIPESMSIVNSKNDTLAVKLGFRENNSNVLEKTLNSNTGKIKDDQTIILDDVLIDGECQSNKNSNGTYEGSFVVRVEYCLDS
- a CDS encoding transporter substrate-binding domain-containing protein, with amino-acid sequence LNLVNDVAKRLSDACFEDSVFIKYNIANGVNVKTPIKEEKIKECGVMVLKGENKELIEKINNGLVNLKANGVYDKIIAKYLNN